GACCGCAGGCTCGCGAGCACCGGGGATTCGGGGCGGGTGGGGATCCGAGCCCCGCGGACACCACAGACACGCGGGCGGATCGTCGGAACGCAGGCTCGAGATCAAAGCGCActgggtgctgctgctgctgtccaCGTCAGCAATCATCGGGGCTCCCCCGCGGCTCTGCCGATCCGCCGCTGTAGCCTCTCCAGGGTCGCTCAGCTGGCAGCGCTGAGGACAAGCCTAAATCGGAGCTTGGGGAAACGCCGGCCACACCACTGCCTACTGGCAGAGGGACGACCTGTTCGCTTCCGGCCTGcacgcgggggcggggcggggcctcaGCTGCTTCCGGCCTGTACTTGGGGCCGCGAGCACTTCCGGTCTATGGTCTGGACGCCGCAGGGCGGAGCCAGGAGCACTTCCGGCCTGTGCTCGAGGCGGGGCGGCGAGCACTTCCGGCCTGTGCTCGGGACGGCGCGGGGCCGCGAGCTCTTCCGGCCTGTGCTCGGAGCGGGGCGGGGCCGTGAGCGCTTCCGGTCTGTGCGCGGGACGGGGCGGGGTCGTGAGCGCTTCCGGCCTGTTCCTGGGGCGGAGCGGGCCCCGCCCCACTCGCGCGGGCGCTGCGCGCGCACGGTCCCCGCCCCGCGGCCGGCTGAGCGCCACCGTGGGCACGGGCGCCGGTGTGGGTGAGGACGGCCTGAGAGGGCGCAGAGCCCCGCGATCTAGCCGCTGCTCTGGGGCAGGTCAAacacttgtttttctttgtaaaaagagGTTTTGTTGATCGTGTTTGCTTGTCTCAAAAGTAACACGTTTATTGTAGTAACTTCGAGAGTGCAGCtagacagaaaggaacagaaatcaCTCGCGATGCTCGCCTCCCGGCCACCTGCATCTGTCCCTTCCGCAGCCCACAGACGTCTGTGGGAACTTTACAGCGGACTCCAGCCCCCAAGCACGCTTGGTGAGGGGTCTGCGTGCGGGGCACTGCGCCCAGCACCATTACGCCCAGGACCACTACCTGGCATTGCACCTAGCACCACCAAGCCCAGCACCACCCCAGTGTCTTCCTGCCACTACGTTCTGCTGTGACGCAGGCCCCacacagtggttgtaccagtgTTCGGACTTAGACTTAGTACCAGACTTAGAGGGTGGCAGGGGCCAGCTCTTCATGGCACTTTCGGTCCAGGGTGGAGTCCAGGGGGGTGTACATGAGGCTGTATCAGGTAAGACCACAAGGAACATACAGGGTGAGGGCCTGTGGCAGGGAGGGCTGCTGGGGTTGGGGACGAATGTTGTCTGCAGAGCAAGGTTGGGCTCAGGTCCAGGGCAGGCATagtggagagagaacccacaggtGAGGGGAGAAGCCACTTGGGTGCTGCTGGCACCTGGGAGATGGGGAGCAGTCTCCAGGTGGGCACACACACCCCGTGGGGGATTAGCCTCTCACTGGAAGGAAAGCCAAGGGGAGCGAAGGGTGTGTTGGTCCTCAGCGCTGACCAGCCCCGCTCTTGGCCAGTGGGACGGGAAAGTGGGTTTCTGGTTTTCACCTGCATTGCCTCAGCTGTCCGTGAGGGTGACGTTTCCATTTGTACATTAATGTGCGCTCAGTCTGTCCACGCTCCAGTCAACAGATTAACATCCTGGCTTTTTTGATTCTAAAAACCCAGGCCAGGGCACACATCCCTCTCAGCACCCTCTGTGGGTGGGCATGAGGACGCCAGCTCTCTCCTGATGTGGTCCCCTGGGGACCGGCTCTCTCCTCCTGCCATCTTATTCTGCCGTGAATTCTTTGGACAATGCCTGATTCACTGctctttcccctttgctccttatTCCCCACTTGGTGGAGTGAGCCTTGCAGAGGTTGCTTTGCCCTCCCCACGGGGGGCCTCTGGCTGCTGCGGACTGGGCCTCTACTCCTCTCCTCAGGACTGTGCAGGTGATGTCTCGCGGACCCCAGGAGGGACAACCTGGGGGCTGGGTGGAAATGACCCAGGATGGCCTCGGCCCATTGTGCCCAGCAGGCCCCAGCATCTCACGAAGCAAGCCACTGGTGGTACCGCAGCAGACCGACCCAGGTCTCATCCCACTGCGGCCAGTCCTGGCATTTGTGCAGATCCAGCTCCTCAGACCTGACTGATCCAGGTGTGGGTTTTGTAAGTATCACCTGGGGCTGGCTCGCCCAGAGGAGCCCGTTTGCCCTGTGTTGGTGTTTTATGAACAGCCCTCCTCTGGATGGGAAATTAGATAGTCACTGGGCTGAGAAGCTCTTATATACAAGCTCACTGCTTCCAAACATCACAGGGCCATCCTAGAGAGGCTCAGCAAGAAGGGCACTCGCATACAGTATCAGGAAAACCCAGAAGGTTTCCAAAGTGCCCATGGGTCACTGTTCATTTCACTGGATTCTGGAGCAGATCAGTTTGGTCCAGGTCTCCCCAGGGCCTGCTCTTAGAACTCTCTTGGCATTCCTAGATGGCTTCCTGTGTCGTGAGAGCACACATCCAACCCCGGACTAGTACCTCCTTCCCGACTTCTCTCACCCTCCAGACTGTTCTCGTCTGTCATCTGTTTGGGCACACGAACTCCTCAGCGGTGGGATGTGTCTGCCTGGTTCCTGGCCATAAGACCTGCGCTGGTTGCGCACTGACAAGCTGGACAGTCTGGGTGGAAAGGGCAAACTCCTTGACACACACAACCCACAAAGCTGAATTATAAAGAAACAGGACATCTCACAGACTTGCAGCTATCACCGCGACTGAACCGATAACCAAAAGCCTCCCAATAAAGAAAAGCTTCGCCGGTGAATTCTACCATGGATTTAGAGAAATGAATACCAATCCTTAAATTCTTCCCCATTGTTGAGGAGGGAGCAGTGCTGAAGCCAGCACTGCCCTGATACCAGAGCCAGACAAAGACTCTACAAGAAAAGTGAACTATGGAAACAAGAACCCTCAAGACCCCGATGTGACTTTCTCAGCAAAATAGTGGGAAACTGCACGCACCTGTGAGTTAGAAAGATGGTACACCAGGACCGAGGGGGATTAgttcctggaatgcaaggatggttctatctcaagatcaagccctgtgagATGCCGCCCTAACAGAATGAAGGGTGGAAAACCCACAGGATCATCTTAACTGATACGGAGAAAGAACCTCACAAAATTGAACacactttcatgataaaaataacaaGGAATAGAAAGACACTTTTTCAGCATAGTAAGGCCACATATAAAAAGTCCAaagcaaacatcatactcaatggtgaaaaagttaaaaagaaagcaaaacaagatCAGAAACGAGAAAGATTCCACTTTTGCCACTTCTACTCAACACggtattggaagttctagccagagaaaTTGGTgcataaaaaacaaacagcatCTAAATTAGAAAGAAGTAAAGTTATCTGTTCACCAATGGCATGCTTTTATGTACAATCTCAAGACTTACACACTCTCAAGATTCCACAAAATACTGTTAAAAGTAATAAATTCAGCAACATTGCAGAATACtcaatcaacatacagaaatcagttttgTTTCCACACACTAAGAAAAAACAATCCCAAAAGGAAATCAGGAACACGATTCCATTTccaataacatgaaaaaaaaaagtacttaggaATACACTTCGGCGAGGGGACAAAAGACTGGTGAGCTGAAAACTGAAACATCGCTGAAGGCAACGAGACACAAACAAGTGGAAACACCTCCCCGTGTTCGTGGATCACTGCTAAGATGGCAGTAGTACCGAAATGACCTACACATTCGACGCAATCCTGTCGGAATGATCTTAGCCCTTTTTGCAGAAATGGAGAAGCCAATTATCAAATTCACATAGAGTTGTAAGGGGCCTAGAAGAACTGAGATGATCCTGAAAAAAGCAGAGCTGGAGGCCTCACATTTCCTGATTCTgaaatttactacaaagctacagaaATCAACACAGTGTGGCATAAACCTAGACACACGGaccaatgaaagaaataaaaagcccGGAAACTTGGCCAAATGATTTCAACAAGGGTTCCATGACCATTTACTGGGGGAAAGAACTGTGCTCTCAACACGTGGCACTGGGAAAACTGCATGTCCACATGCGAAAGCAGGACCCCGAGCCTTACTAAcaccaaatacaaaaattaactcaaaatggatcaaaagcCCAAACCTAAAACACAGGGTGAAATCTTCATGATACTGGATTCGGTAATGACttcttggatatgacatcaaaatgcacaggcaacaaaagaagaaagaaagagttgaactggacttcctcaaaattaacaATGTTCGTGTGTCAAAGGACACAACTGATCAACACAGTGCAAAGACAACTGCTAGAACGCAAGGAAACATTTGCAAATCGCCTCTTTGAttagggattaatatccagaatatataaggacCACCTAcaagtcaacaacaaaaaaacccagcccaaataaaaaatgaggaaagtcCTCAAATGGACATTGCTCTgcagaaaacatacagatggcccaacatttaaaatgcaaatcaggggcgcctgggtggctcagtggtttaagcctctgccttcaactcaggtcatgatctcagggtcctgggatcgagccccacgttgggctctctgctcagtggggagcctgtttctccctctctctgcctgcctctctgcctacttgtgacctctctctgtcaaataaataaataaataaaatattttaaaaaaaataaataaaatgcaaatcaaacccataATGATCAGGGAGTGGCACTGAAAACAAGTTTTTGCCATCAAAAGCTAGCATTATATTGaatccaaataaaaatctttacttcaaaattaaaaaaaaaaccccacaacccaCAGTGATTTCCACATTAGGACAGCTACagtgaacacacacatacacaaccagAAAACAACAAGGTTGGTGAGGATATGGCAACACGGGAgccctcgtgcactgctggtgggaaacCAAAgcggtgcagccaccctggaaaacagtgtggagggtctcaaaatgttagaaatacagctaccctatggCTCACCGATCCCACTTCTGTGTATACACATAGACGTAAAAGCAGGGGCACGAacagatatttgcacacccacattcatagcagcattactcacaatagccgaAAGGTGGGAACAACTCAAGAGTCCTCTGGCAATGAATGGACAGATCAGACGTGGGTTATACACGGAATGGAACAGTGCTGAGTCTTTCAAAGCAAGGAATCCTGACACCTGTCACAGCACGGCTGGACCTGGAGGACACCGTGCCAggtgaagtaagccagtcacagagGGGCCAACCCCGCAGGAGTCCACCGACACACGGGTCCCTACGACAGTCCAGCTCGCGAagacaggaagtagaatggtgggcaccaggagctgggggaggggcgagggGGGCCTCGCGTCTACTGGGGCCAGGATTGCAGAGGCGCACCATGATGACTGCACAACAGCGTGAACGTACTTAATGCCACAGAGCTGTGCTCATAGAGTTGGGCAAAATGGTAAAGGTTATCTTGCGTATGTTGCTACCATTAAAAGAAAGTCTGTGCTAGCCTTCAGTGTACTTtgtggagagggagggaatcgGCGTGACCTGAAACATGCTGTGTGTCCACTGGGCAACAAGCAGAATAAAACAAGGCAAATAAAACAGGTCCCACCCTTGAGGCTGGCTGCGGGGTGGGTGCTGCTGGGAGGCCCCCTCCTGGCCCTGCCACAGGCCCGGCCGCGCAGGCAGGTGGGGAGCTCTTGACGCGTACATGGACTGCGCCCCCAGGAATGGCGTGGACTTGGTGGGCATTGAGACCTAGGGCAGACGGCATGGAAGGGGCAGCCAGAAGGGACACCGGCATCTTAAGGCCACTGCCCCCTGCTTCCTGGGTCCTTGAGTCTGGCCCTGTGCACTTCCCCTCTCTGCATGGCCTCTGAGCCCAGGTCGCTTTAAAGGGCCCTtgttcccacccacccccacctgctgccCCATCTCCCCAGGGCACTGTGGGGCGTGTGTCACTATCCCCCTTACAGCAAGAGGAGCTGCGAcagagcacacagcaggtgctcagcgCACACCTAAGGGaatgaaggagagggaggaggaaaagtggGCTTTCTGGAGGGTGACCGCAGGGAGCATTTGGGACCCACAGGATGCTTACTTTAGTCTGTAGTCGGTCCGCAGCCTCGGAAGAGCTTCGGGTAACAGGAAAGCGTGTCTGCGGACACTTCCAGGTGCAGTGGACACGTGcagaaggggcaggcagagcaggcggAATGGCCTCAGGTCCCCGGAAGTCTGAGCTCCAGGCCTGCTCCTCGGGAGGGACCGAGCGGCTTCCGCCTCAGTGTTCCGGAGAATGGCACCCATCTGGGTACCTGTCTGTGGAGCAGGGGGCCGCCGGCCGTCCAGGGCGGATGCTGAGTGCTTCCCAGGCAGCATGGGGCGGCGGGGTGCAGGAGGGTGCTGCTGGGGCCTGTGAGGAACTAAGCCAGCCCCTGGTGAGCTAAATGCTGGGGTGCTGTCCTTGTTTGGAGGGCTGCGGCACAGGGCCGGCCTCGCTGGACCGCaagggggtggaggtgggcagTGAGCCCCATGGCACGGCACTgctgtcggggggggggggggcgtcacTCAGCAGTGCCAGGCCGGCACCCTGGGCCCCACTGCAGACCCAGCACCATTCATCTTCACTAATTCACACTAGGGTGTTAATGGTGGACGGTGCTTCCCTGAGCCTTCCTCACCAGGTCTGGGAAGGAGGACTCCAGAGGGGCGGGTGACAGCTGCAGTTCAGGTAGGCAGGCACTGAGCAGCTGCacaggggctggggggatgggagcgtatccctcctccccctcccccattgccCAGGGTCTTTCCCACTCTCACTCCTCATGCTGGAGTCTTCCAGCTAAGGCCCTGCCACCGGCACCGCTGAGCTGTGGTCCAGGGGTCATCCGCTGGGGAAGGGCGGCTGGCCGCGCTGGGCCGGGTTTTGGCTCAAGAAGGGGGAGCACCTCCACTGAGAGGCCTGCAGGCGGGAAAGGTGGCCTTGAGAGGCTGCAGGCCTCAGGTGAGTACCTGCCTGTCAGGGCGGCTGCTGCCAGGCAGCCTGGACCAGGCTTTCTGTCCAGGCTGGAATTCTGGGCTTCGGGCGGCCAGCCTCCcccaggaggagggggcagagcacGGGAACACATGCAGGCTCCCTACTGCACTTCAGGAGCCCCTCTGCTCCAGCACCCCCAGAGGAGCGTGCAGGCTGCAtgctgggagggagcaggggacaggtGGGTGGAAGGAGCCCTCAgaggcccccaccccccagacccTGAGCACCCAGCAGAGGCTGCAGGGCTCAGAGCAAGGCAGCAGCACCTCCTGCCCACCCCTCTAGCTCCGGCTGCCCTATAGCCACATTCCTGACATGGACTGAGGCCTGAGGCTCTGACCCGGGATGGGGGCGGGGCTCCAACGCCACATAATCACTCTGTCTTTATGAGCTGACCTGTGCCAGCGCACTCCTGGCTCCCCTGAATTCTGTCCTCCTCTGGGGGCTGAGCGTCAGGAGAGTCAAGGATCCTGTACTGGACGACTGGCTGTACCCAGcccaaaaaggagaaggaagaaaaagcaagagaaaaccccagctgccccctgtccctctgctgggTAAGAAGAGAGTTGGAGCCAAGTAGTTGTTCCTTGGCCGTCTGAACAGGAAGGACATCCTGAGGGTCTCATCCCATGCCCGGGGGGTCTCCAGGGCCTGCCTACCCTATATCCTCAGATCACTTTCTTTCGTGGTGCCCCCCCTTCCCTTGCATTTCCCCCCTTCCCTGAACCACCTTGTGCTGGCTCGGTTCCTCATCCATCCTCCCCCACAGGGGGTCTCCCTGGCCCACTTACTCCTGGCAGAGGTCCTGGTCGCCTTCTCCCGGGCGGGTCCCCTAGCCCACGTTCTCCCCCAAGGAATCCCTCTGCCCACCTTCTCCCTGgcaggtcccccccccccactacctCTTCCTCCAGAGGGGTGTCCCAGCCCATCTCCCCCACGGGGGAccccctgtcctcctccctggCCCACATTCCCCAAGAGGGATCCCCCGGATCGCCTTCTCCCCCATTGGGGTCCCCTGGCCCTCCCCGACAGGCGCCCCCAGCCTTCCTTCTCCCCCCGGGGGTCCCCCGGCCCTCCTTCTCCCCGGTCCAGCTTCTCCCAGGCAGGCCCCCCAGCCCACCTTCTCCCCCAGAGGGGTCCCCCGGCCCACCTTCTCCCCGGCAGGTCCCCCGGCCCGCCTTCTCCCCGCGGTCCCCGGCCCGCCTTCTCCCCGCGGTCCCCGGCCCGCCTTCCCTCGGCGGGAGCGGCGGCCCAGGCCGGCGGGCGGAGGCGGCGCCACCCGGGGCGCTGACGTAGAGGCCGCTCGGCGGCCGGGGGTCCCTTCGGTGGGGCCGCGgctccccgcccgccgcccccgcgCGTCCATTCCCTTTTGTGTCCCGCGCGCGGCCCGGCCCCGCGCACACTCGCGCCCTGCGCCCCGGGGCCGGCGGGCGGCTCCCGGCGCGGCCCTGCTCCGCGCGCCCCGCTTTGTGTGGACGCGCCGGCCGGGTGCGCGCGGGCTGTCGTGCGCCCCCGGCCCcgtcccggccccggcccggcgcggccccccgcccggcccgcccGGCCCGCCCGGCCCGACCCGGAGCGCAGCGCGGGCcgagggcgggcgggcggcgcgcgaACATGGCGACGGTGCCCGTGTATTGCGTGTGCCGGCTCCCCTACGACGTTACCCGCTTCATGATCGAGTGCGACGCCTGCAAGGACTGGTTCCACGGCAGGTGAGCGCGCGGCccgccggccccggccccggcccccggccGCCCCCCGGCCGCCCGGCGGCTCCCTCCCCCCGCCAGCCCTGCCCCGGCCCTGGCCCCGGTGCGCGCCCGCCGCaggcccccgccgccgccgccgccgcctgccgCCCGCCGGCCGCGCGCCCTTTTGTgcccggggcgggggccggggccggggcgggcgCCCCTCGCGCGGCGCACAAAGCGGGCCCGGGGGCCGCGCGGGGAAGTTGGGGCGCCGCGGGCCGGGCGGCTGACAGcgggggccgcggggaggccggcTCCAGGCCCAGGCCCGGCCCGCCGCCTCCCCCGCGAAGTTGCAGGAACTTTCCCCGCGCGGGCCCCGGAGAGGCGCGAGCGGCGGCCCGGACGCCGGCGGGCCCGGCCAGGGGGGCGACCGGCGTGTCCACCCTTCGTCGCGGCCCCCGAGCCCCGGGACGCGGTCAGggccgggtggggtggggggaccccGGCcggttcccccccaccccgaacctcccctcccctctctctccgccccgCGGGGGTGGGTGACAGAACGGCgtcggtgggggtgggggtgttggggCTCCGCCGCCTCCTCCCCGGCCGGCACGGTGCCCTGttccccccttctctgctccCGACAGGGACGCCCCGGGTTTGACTTGACCTTATGCTCTCTGGGggccgtggggtggggggaggtagaGTTGGGCTTTGGCCCGTGGCCGTGACCTGGCCCTGTGCCTAGTTTTAAAAGCGAGGCCCCTTCCCACCCAGAAGTAAAccgggaggaggaagaggaggtgcCCGCGGTGCCCAAACTGCTCCAACAGGTTCTCACGTGTTTGGGCCTGGACAGGACGGTCTGGGGGCTGGCCAGGGGCTGGCCAGGGCTGTGTGCCCTCCGTGGCTGCCCCCTTGGACCCAAAgccagaggggctgggggctgaaGGGCCGTGTGTGCTGATGGGTGGTCCCCGAGTCCCCAGAGGAGAACCTCCTACTTGTTTAAAGGGTAGGTGGGCCGGTGGCCCTGCCAGTTTCCATGTTGGGGACCCAGGCAGCCAGATGTGACAGGAGCTGCTCAGCTAGGTCAGCGCCAGGCCTGGGTCCCAGCTCAGTGCCTATGACAGGGACCAGGTGAGGAGGAGTTGGGACTGTTCCCAGCAGGGACAACTCCTGAAATCCCCTGGGCCTAACGGGTTGCCTTCCTGCCTGTGGATGCCCAGGGCTGCAGAGCCCTGGGGCCTGAACATGGGACTCTCCCGAACTGTGCTGCTCTGCCTCCCACCAGCTGGTATCCACTCGAAGTTCATGGCCGGACCAGGGTGAAAGCGGCCATCTGATCCTTCAGGGCTGCTCTGTTCCAGAGATGCTGGGAAGCTGACCCTGAACGCCTTGCATgtggcaggggggggggggggggatcctccctctcttcccccacctcacCTGGAGCCTGCTGAGCTCCCTACCTGCCCAGGCCTGGGGAGGGCCTGGGAGGACCTTGGGCTGCCCAGGGGCCCACTCCACTGGGTTGGGAAGGCAGGCGAGGGCTGAGCTAGACTTTGAGATTGGGTGTGGGGGGGAACCCCTTAGTgaagagcaggcaggggagaggggctgagggctgGTGCCTGGTGGGTGGCATTTGCCGGACAGGCTAGGACAGAGTTGGGGAGGCCTTACTCCTTATTTCTCAGTTCTCGGTGGAGGTCTTTGATTTGATCCAACTTAGGCGCAGGACATTTCATTAGCTCAGATTCATTTCCATCCACGTGGGGTGGGCCCTGGGGTCTGCAAGGGGCTGTGTTTTTCCCCCCTCCCGTGGGCATGTTTCTTGTGCATCTAATCAAGGGCCCCTTGCAGGAGGGACCCCTGAGGTGGTAGCTTTCCCAGGTAGCTCAGGGCAGGTGCCCAGATGGGACACGCGGGGTCAGGGTCGGGCCTGAGCCATGCGTGGCCCTCACGCCCTGGGCACGCTCCCTCCCCGTCCCTGCATGGACCCTTCTTCCGTCACAGGAGGGTGTGCGGTGTGGTGATCCCTGTGCTGTCCCACGTGCGGGTAGTCCTGGCTGCCCCAGACTTTTTAGATCCACGTCCCACCTTGTGGGGGACTTTGTGTTCAACAGCTtggctattttgttttgttttattttatatatcttacgttatttttttgagagagggagggggtggggggaatcctaagcagtctccatgcccagggtggagcccgacacagggcttgaactcatgacttgagcagaaatcaagactcagacaattagccgactgagccacccagacgcccctggactcttttttttttttaagtttaaatactttataactttttattttagagaattttgGACTTATAGAGTTACAGAAATGGTTCAGTGTCCCTAGACATGTCACGCTGCCTCCTCTGAAGGCAGACCCTCCTCGGACCACGCTACAAACAGGGCAACTGAGGCAGAAACAGGCGTGGGGCTGTTAAGCAAACCGCAGGCCCTAGCAGGTTATTGGGGCAGGTTTTCCCTGTGCTGTCCTTTTCCTGTTCCAGGACCCCAAGGTGCATTTCAGTCTCCTGAATATTTCTTTTAGAAGGAAACTTCGTATCATTCCCTGAAATAGCACATTAGTGGAACTCGCCATAGACAGTACCTGTAAAAGTAAACATAACTGTTAAAATAACAGGCTCGGTC
Above is a window of Meles meles chromosome 11, mMelMel3.1 paternal haplotype, whole genome shotgun sequence DNA encoding:
- the LOC123953162 gene encoding collagen alpha-1(I) chain-like isoform X2 translates to MFARRPPALGPRCAPGRAGRAGRAGRGAAPGRGRDGAGGARQPARTRPARPHKAGRAEQGRAGSRPPAPGRRARVCAGPGRARDTKGNGRAGAAGGEPRPHRRDPRPPSGLYVSAPGGAASARRPGPPLPPREGGPGTAGRRRAGDRGEKAGRGTCRGEGLSVEVLPLLEPKPGPARPAALPQRMTPGPQLSGAGGRALAGRLQHEEPQQHPPAPRRPMLPGKHSASALDGRRPPAPQTGTQMGAILRNTEAEAARSLPRSRPGAQTSGDLRPFRLLCLPLLHVSTAPGSVRRHAFLLPEALPRLRTDYRLKSQCPPSPRHSWGRSPCTRQELPTCLRGRACGRARRGPPSSTHPAASLKASCTPPWTPPWTESAMKSWPLPPSKSAALSKLLQ
- the LOC123953162 gene encoding uncharacterized protein LOC123953162 isoform X7; the protein is MKRPVVQYRILDSPDAQPPEEDRIQGSQECAGTGLSVEVLPLLEPKPGPARPAALPQRMTPGPQLSGAGGRALAGRLQHEEPQQHPPAPRRPMLPGKHSASALDGRRPPAPQTGTQMGAILRNTEAEAARSLPRSRPGAQTSGDLRPFRLLCLPLLHVSTAPGSVRRHAFLLPEALPRLRTDYRLKSQCPPSPRHSWGRSPCTRQELPTCLRGRACGRARRGPPSSTHPAASLKASCTPPWTPPWTESAMKSWPLPPSKSGTKSKSEHWYNHCVGPASQQNVVAGRHWGGAGLGGARCNAR
- the LOC123953162 gene encoding collagen alpha-1(I) chain-like isoform X5 is translated as MFARRPPALGPRCAPGRAGRAGRAGRGAAPGRGRDGAGGARQPARTRPARPHKAGRAEQGRAGSRPPAPGRRARVCAGPGRARDTKGNGRAGAAGGEPRPHRRDPRPPSGLYVSAPGGAASARRPGPPLPPREGGPGTAGRRRAGDRGEKAGRGTCRGEGLSVEVLPLLEPKPGPARPAALPQRMTPGPQLSGAGGRALAGRLQHEEPQQHPPAPRRPMLPGKHSASALDGRRPPAPQTGTQMGAILRNTEAEAARSLPRSRPGAQTSGDLRPFRLLCLPLLHVSTAPGSVRRHAFLLPEALPRLRTDYRLNLMYTPLDSTLDRKCHEELAPATL
- the LOC123953162 gene encoding collagen alpha-1(I) chain-like isoform X6, with translation MFARRPPALGPRCAPGRAGRAGRAGRGAAPGRGRDGAGGARQPARTRPARPHKAGRAEQGRAGSRPPAPGRRARVCAGPGRARDTKGNGRAGAAGGEPRPHRRDPRPPSGLYVSAPGGAASARRPGPPLPPREGGPGTAGRRRAGDRGEKAGRGTCRGEGLSVEVLPLLEPKPGPARPAALPQRMTPGPQLSGAGGRALAGRLQHEEPQQHPPAPRRPMLPGKHSASALDGRRPPAPQTGTQMGAILRNTEAEAARSLPRSRPGAQTSGDLRPFRLLCLPLLHVSTAPGSVRRHAFLLPEALPRLRTDYRLNPQVVPPGVRETSPAQS
- the LOC123953162 gene encoding collagen alpha-1(I) chain-like isoform X4; this encodes MFARRPPALGPRCAPGRAGRAGRAGRGAAPGRGRDGAGGARQPARTRPARPHKAGRAEQGRAGSRPPAPGRRARVCAGPGRARDTKGNGRAGAAGGEPRPHRRDPRPPSGLYVSAPGGAASARRPGPPLPPREGGPGTAGRRRAGDRGEKAGRGTCRGEGLSVEVLPLLEPKPGPARPAALPQRMTPGPQLSGAGGRALAGRLQHEEPQQHPPAPRRPMLPGKHSASALDGRRPPAPQTGTQMGAILRNTEAEAARSLPRSRPGAQTSGDLRPFRLLCLPLLHVSTAPGSVRRHAFLLPEALPRLRTDYRLNCTLEVTTINVLLLRQANTINKTSFYKEKQVFDLPQSSG
- the LOC123953162 gene encoding translation initiation factor IF-2-like isoform X3: MDARGRRAGSRGPTEGTPGRRAASTSAPRVAPPPPAGLGRRSRRGKAGRGPRGEGGPGTAGRRRAGGPAGEKPVVQYRILDSPDAQPPEEDRIQGSQECAGTGLSVEVLPLLEPKPGPARPAALPQRMTPGPQLSGAGGRALAGRLQHEEPQQHPPAPRRPMLPGKHSASALDGRRPPAPQTGTQMGAILRNTEAEAARSLPRSRPGAQTSGDLRPFRLLCLPLLHVSTAPGSVRRHAFLLPEALPRLRTDYRLKSQCPPSPRHSWGRSPCTRQELPTCLRGRACGRARRGPPSSTHPAASLKASCTPPWTPPWTESAMKSWPLPPSKSGTKSKSEHWYNHCVGPASQQNVVAGRHWGGAGLGGARCNAR
- the LOC123953162 gene encoding collagen alpha-1(I) chain-like isoform X1, which produces MFARRPPALGPRCAPGRAGRAGRAGRGAAPGRGRDGAGGARQPARTRPARPHKAGRAEQGRAGSRPPAPGRRARVCAGPGRARDTKGNGRAGAAGGEPRPHRRDPRPPSGLYVSAPGGAASARRPGPPLPPREGGPGTAGRRRAGDRGEKAGRGTCRGEGLSVEVLPLLEPKPGPARPAALPQRMTPGPQLSGAGGRALAGRLQHEEPQQHPPAPRRPMLPGKHSASALDGRRPPAPQTGTQMGAILRNTEAEAARSLPRSRPGAQTSGDLRPFRLLCLPLLHVSTAPGSVRRHAFLLPEALPRLRTDYRLKSQCPPSPRHSWGRSPCTRQELPTCLRGRACGRARRGPPSSTHPAASLKASCTPPWTPPWTESAMKSWPLPPSKSGTKSKSEHWYNHCVGPASQQNVVAGRHWGGAGLGGARCNAR